From one Vanacampus margaritifer isolate UIUO_Vmar chromosome 12, RoL_Vmar_1.0, whole genome shotgun sequence genomic stretch:
- the sf3b5 gene encoding splicing factor 3B subunit 5, whose protein sequence is MTDRYNIHSQLEHLQSKYIGTGHADTSKWEWLVNQHRDSHCSYMGHFDLLNYFSVAENESKARVRFNLMEKMLQPCGPPADKPDDS, encoded by the coding sequence ATGACGGACCGCTACAACATCCACAGTCAGCTGGAACATCTCCAGTCCAAGTACATCGGCACCGGCCACGCCGACACCAGCAAATGGGAATGGCTGGTGAACCAGCACCGAGACTCGCACTGCTCCTACATGGGTCACTTCGACCTGCTCAACTACTTCTCCGTGGCCGAGAACGAGAGCAAAGCCCGGGTTCGGTTCAACCTGATGGAGAAGATGCTCCAGCCGTGCGGTCCACCCGCAGACAAGCCTGATGACTCCTGA